A stretch of the Enterobacter mori genome encodes the following:
- the exbD gene encoding TonB system transport protein ExbD, which produces MAMRLNENLDDNGEMHEINVTPFIDVMLVLLIIFMVAAPLATVDVKVNLPASSSQPQPRPEKPIYLSVKADKSMFLGNDPVTDASVIPALDQLTGGKKDTTVFFRADKTVDYETMMRVMDTLHQAGYLKIGLVGEEKAAAK; this is translated from the coding sequence ATGGCAATGCGTCTAAACGAAAATCTGGACGATAACGGCGAAATGCATGAGATCAACGTGACGCCGTTTATCGACGTCATGCTGGTTCTGCTGATTATCTTCATGGTGGCAGCGCCGCTGGCGACGGTCGACGTGAAGGTGAATCTTCCGGCCTCGTCCAGCCAGCCGCAGCCGCGCCCGGAAAAGCCTATCTATCTGTCGGTGAAAGCGGATAAATCCATGTTCCTGGGTAACGACCCGGTAACGGATGCTTCAGTCATTCCGGCGCTGGATCAGCTTACCGGCGGTAAGAAAGACACCACCGTCTTCTTCCGTGCAGATAAGACCGTCGACTATGAAACCATGATGAGGGTGATGGACACGCTGCATCAGGCGGGGTACCTGAAGATTGGTCTGGTCGGCGAAGAAAAAGCGGCCGCGAAGTGA
- the exbB gene encoding tol-pal system-associated acyl-CoA thioesterase has protein sequence MGNNLMQTDLSVWGMYHHADIVVKIVMIGLILASVVTWAIFFSKSAELLTQKRRLKREQQQLAEARSLDQASDMTSSFHAKSLTGLLVNEAQNELELSAGSEDNEGIKERTGFRLERRVAAVGRHMGRGNGYLATIGAISPFVGLFGTVWGIMNSFIGIAQTQTTNLAVVAPGIAEALLATAIGLVAAIPAVVIYNIFARMIGSYKATLGDVAAQVLLLQSRDLDLNASSVKPVHAASKLRVG, from the coding sequence GTGGGTAATAATTTGATGCAGACGGATCTCTCCGTTTGGGGCATGTATCATCATGCTGACATCGTGGTTAAGATTGTGATGATCGGCCTGATTCTGGCGTCCGTTGTCACCTGGGCTATTTTCTTCAGCAAGAGCGCCGAGCTGCTGACGCAGAAGCGCCGCCTTAAGCGCGAACAGCAGCAGCTGGCCGAAGCCCGCTCTCTGGATCAGGCTTCTGATATGACCTCATCCTTCCACGCGAAAAGCCTGACCGGCCTTTTAGTCAATGAAGCACAGAACGAGCTGGAACTCTCTGCAGGCAGTGAAGATAACGAAGGCATTAAAGAACGTACCGGCTTCCGTCTGGAACGCCGCGTCGCTGCCGTCGGTCGTCATATGGGCCGCGGTAATGGTTATCTGGCGACAATCGGGGCGATTTCTCCGTTCGTCGGCCTGTTCGGTACCGTCTGGGGCATCATGAACAGCTTCATCGGCATCGCGCAGACTCAAACGACTAACCTGGCGGTGGTTGCACCAGGCATCGCAGAAGCGCTGCTGGCAACGGCCATTGGTCTGGTTGCGGCGATCCCTGCGGTCGTCATCTATAACATCTTCGCGCGTATGATCGGCAGCTACAAAGCCACGCTCGGTGACGTTGCTGCACAGGTTCTGCTGCTGCAAAGCCGTGACCTGGACCTCAACGCCAGCTCCGTTAAACCGGTGCATGCGGCGTCTAAACTGCGCGTAGGTTGA
- the metC gene encoding cystathionine beta-lyase has translation MTKKHLDTTLVQAGRSKKYTQGSVNSVIQRASSLVFDTVEEKKNATRNRAKGGLFYGRRGTLTHFSLQEAMCELEGGAGCALFPCGAAAVANTILAFVEQGDHILMTNTAYEPSQDFCTKILSKLGVTTGWFDPLIGEGIAELIQPNTRIVFLESPGSITMEVHDVPAIVKAVRSKAPDAIIMIDNTWAAGVLFKALEFDIDISIQAATKYLIGHSDGMIGTAVSNARCWDQLRENAYLMGQMVDADTAYMTSRGIRTLGVRLRQHHESSLRVAEWLAQHPQVERVNHPALPGSKGHEFWQRDFTGSSGLFSFVLKKRLNNDELASYLDNFTLFSMAYSWGGFESLILPSQPEQIAALRPGGEVDFSGTLIRLHIGLENVDDLIADLSAGFERIV, from the coding sequence ATGACAAAGAAGCATCTTGATACCACGCTGGTGCAGGCAGGACGCAGCAAGAAATACACCCAGGGATCGGTAAACAGCGTGATTCAACGCGCCTCCTCGCTGGTGTTTGATACGGTTGAGGAGAAAAAAAACGCCACGCGTAACCGCGCGAAAGGCGGGCTGTTTTATGGTCGTCGCGGCACGCTAACCCATTTTTCTCTCCAGGAAGCCATGTGCGAGCTGGAAGGCGGCGCTGGCTGCGCGCTGTTCCCGTGCGGGGCCGCGGCGGTTGCCAACACCATTCTGGCGTTTGTGGAACAGGGCGATCACATCCTGATGACCAACACCGCCTACGAGCCCAGCCAGGACTTCTGTACCAAAATCCTCAGCAAGCTCGGCGTGACCACCGGCTGGTTCGACCCGCTTATCGGGGAAGGCATTGCCGAACTTATTCAGCCAAACACGCGCATTGTGTTCCTGGAATCTCCCGGCTCAATCACCATGGAAGTGCATGACGTCCCTGCCATCGTTAAGGCCGTGCGCAGCAAAGCGCCGGATGCGATCATCATGATCGACAACACCTGGGCGGCAGGCGTGCTGTTTAAGGCGCTGGAATTCGATATTGATATTTCGATTCAGGCGGCGACAAAATACCTGATTGGCCACTCGGACGGCATGATTGGCACTGCGGTTTCCAACGCGCGCTGCTGGGATCAGCTGCGAGAAAACGCCTATCTGATGGGGCAAATGGTGGACGCAGACACGGCCTACATGACCAGCCGGGGCATTCGCACGCTGGGGGTTCGTCTGCGTCAGCACCATGAAAGCAGCCTGAGGGTTGCCGAGTGGCTGGCGCAGCATCCGCAGGTGGAGCGCGTGAATCATCCCGCGTTACCGGGCAGTAAAGGCCATGAATTCTGGCAACGTGACTTTACGGGCAGCAGCGGGTTGTTCTCCTTCGTGCTTAAAAAACGGCTGAACAACGACGAGCTGGCGAGCTATCTGGATAATTTTACCCTCTTCAGCATGGCCTACTCCTGGGGCGGCTTTGAATCCCTGATCCTGCCTAGCCAGCCGGAGCAGATTGCGGCCCTGCGTCCCGGTGGCGAAGTGGATTTCAGCGGCACTCTGATTCGATTGCATATCGGTTTAGAAAATGTGGACGATTTGATTGCGGATTTGTCAGCAGGGTTTGAACGTATCGTGTAG
- the yghB gene encoding DedA family general envelope maintenance protein YghB has translation MAVIQDIIAALWQHDFAALADPHVVGIVYFVMFATLFLENGLLPASFLPGDSLLLLAGALIGKGVMDFTPTMVILTSAASLGCWLSYLQGRWLGNTRVVKGWLAQLPHKYHQRATCMFDRHGLLALLAGRFLAFVRTLLPTMAGISGLSNRRFQFFNWLSALLWVGVVTTLGYALNMIPFVKQHEDQVMTFLMVLPMFLLVAGLVGTIAVVIKKKYCSA, from the coding sequence ATGGCTGTTATTCAAGATATTATTGCGGCGCTCTGGCAACACGATTTTGCCGCGCTGGCGGATCCGCACGTCGTGGGGATTGTTTACTTCGTGATGTTCGCGACGCTGTTTCTGGAAAATGGATTACTGCCAGCTTCGTTTCTCCCCGGTGACAGCCTGCTTCTGCTCGCAGGCGCGTTAATCGGCAAGGGCGTGATGGACTTCACGCCGACGATGGTGATCCTCACGTCCGCCGCCAGCCTGGGCTGCTGGCTGAGCTATTTGCAGGGCCGCTGGCTTGGGAACACGCGCGTCGTAAAAGGCTGGCTGGCGCAATTGCCGCATAAATATCATCAACGTGCGACCTGCATGTTTGACCGGCACGGCCTGCTGGCGCTGCTGGCCGGGCGTTTCCTGGCATTTGTTCGCACGCTTCTGCCAACCATGGCGGGCATTTCCGGCCTGTCTAACCGCCGTTTCCAGTTCTTCAACTGGCTGAGCGCCCTGCTGTGGGTTGGTGTAGTCACCACACTCGGCTACGCGCTGAACATGATCCCGTTTGTGAAACAGCATGAAGACCAGGTGATGACCTTCCTGATGGTGCTGCCGATGTTCCTGCTGGTGGCTGGGCTGGTAGGGACGATTGCGGTGGTGATTAAGAAGAAGTACTGCAGCGCGTGA
- a CDS encoding AraC family transcriptional regulator: protein MNREAICQQLTTQIKRLIDNEKGVSNLLPDIRLLYGTQPGTRTPVMYQPGIVFLFSGHKIGYINDRVFRYDTNEYLLLTVPLPFECETFATEAVPLAGIRVNVDILQLQELLMEIGEDELFQPSMASSGINSATLSEEILCAIERLLDVMERPLDARILGKQIIREIIYHVLLGPGGGALLALVSRQTHFSLISRVLKRIESQYTENLSVDQLAAEANMSVSAFHHNFKSVTSTSPLQYLKTYRLHKARMLMIHDGMKASAAAMRVGYESASQFSREFKRYFGVTPGEDASRIRTMQGA from the coding sequence ATGAACCGTGAAGCGATCTGCCAACAGCTCACTACGCAGATTAAAAGACTGATAGATAACGAAAAAGGTGTCAGTAACCTGCTTCCTGACATTCGCCTGCTCTACGGCACGCAGCCCGGGACGCGCACGCCGGTGATGTACCAGCCGGGCATCGTTTTTCTCTTTTCCGGCCATAAAATTGGCTATATCAACGACCGCGTGTTCCGCTACGACACCAATGAATACCTGCTCCTGACAGTACCTTTACCCTTCGAATGTGAAACCTTCGCGACAGAGGCGGTTCCGCTGGCCGGTATTCGCGTCAACGTCGATATTCTTCAGCTGCAGGAACTGCTGATGGAGATAGGTGAAGACGAGCTCTTCCAGCCTTCGATGGCGTCGAGCGGGATTAACTCAGCGACGCTGTCGGAAGAGATCCTCTGCGCCATTGAACGTCTGCTGGACGTGATGGAAAGGCCGCTGGATGCGCGTATTCTGGGCAAGCAGATTATCCGGGAAATTATTTACCATGTGCTGCTGGGGCCGGGAGGCGGTGCGTTACTCGCGCTGGTGAGCCGACAGACCCACTTTAGCCTGATAAGCCGCGTGCTCAAGCGTATCGAAAGCCAGTACACGGAAAACCTCAGCGTCGACCAGCTGGCGGCGGAAGCGAACATGAGCGTCTCGGCGTTTCATCATAACTTCAAATCGGTGACCAGCACCTCGCCGCTGCAGTACCTCAAAACCTACCGGCTGCATAAGGCGCGGATGCTGATGATCCACGACGGCATGAAGGCCAGCGCCGCGGCAATGCGCGTCGGCTATGAAAGCGCGTCGCAGTTCAGTCGGGAGTTTAAGCGCTATTTCGGCGTCACGCCGGGAGAAGATGCTTCGCGCATCCGAACGATGCAGGGCGCCTGA
- the yqhD gene encoding alcohol dehydrogenase — MNNFNLHTPTRILFGKDAIADLRAQIPADARVLITYGGGSVKKTGVLDQVYSALDGLDVREFGGIEPNPSYETLMNAVKIAREENITFLLAVGGGSVLDGTKFIAAAAHYADGIDPWHILETRGSDIKSAIPMGSVLTLPATGSESNKGAVISRKTTGDKQAFMNEHVQPVFAILDPVYTYTLPARQVANGVVDAFVHTVEQYVTYPVDAKIQDRFAEGILLTLIEDGPKALKEPENYDVRANVMWAATQALNGLIGAGVPQDWATHMLGHELTAMHGLDHAQTLAVVLPALWNEKRDTKRAKLLQYAERVWNITEGSDDARIDAAIEATRSFFEGLGVPTRLSGYGLDGGSIPALLAKLEEHGMTQLGEHGDITLDVSRRIYEAAR, encoded by the coding sequence ATGAACAACTTTAATCTTCACACCCCAACCCGCATTCTGTTTGGTAAAGACGCTATCGCCGACCTGCGCGCGCAAATCCCTGCTGATGCCCGCGTGCTGATCACCTACGGTGGCGGCAGCGTGAAAAAAACCGGCGTGCTGGATCAGGTATACAGCGCCCTGGACGGCCTGGACGTGCGTGAGTTCGGCGGCATCGAGCCAAACCCGTCTTACGAAACGCTGATGAACGCGGTGAAAATCGCCCGCGAAGAGAACATCACCTTCCTGCTGGCGGTCGGCGGCGGCTCCGTACTGGACGGCACCAAGTTCATCGCGGCGGCAGCGCACTACGCTGACGGCATCGATCCGTGGCACATTCTGGAAACCCGCGGCAGCGACATTAAAAGCGCAATTCCGATGGGCTCCGTGCTGACCCTGCCAGCGACCGGCTCTGAATCCAACAAGGGCGCGGTGATCTCCCGCAAAACCACCGGCGACAAACAGGCCTTTATGAACGAACACGTTCAGCCTGTGTTTGCCATTCTGGACCCGGTGTACACCTACACCCTGCCTGCGCGTCAGGTAGCGAACGGCGTGGTCGACGCCTTTGTTCATACCGTTGAGCAGTACGTCACGTACCCGGTAGATGCCAAAATCCAGGATCGCTTCGCGGAAGGCATTCTGCTGACGCTGATCGAAGACGGCCCGAAAGCGCTGAAAGAGCCGGAAAACTACGACGTGCGTGCCAACGTGATGTGGGCAGCAACCCAGGCGCTGAACGGCCTGATCGGTGCTGGCGTGCCGCAGGACTGGGCAACCCACATGCTGGGCCACGAGCTGACGGCGATGCACGGTCTGGATCATGCCCAGACGCTGGCGGTCGTTCTGCCTGCCCTGTGGAATGAAAAACGGGATACCAAACGCGCCAAACTGCTGCAGTACGCCGAGCGCGTGTGGAACATCACCGAGGGTTCCGACGACGCGCGTATTGATGCCGCCATTGAAGCGACCCGCAGCTTCTTTGAAGGCCTGGGCGTACCAACGCGTCTGTCTGGCTACGGTCTGGACGGCGGCTCCATCCCTGCTCTGCTGGCAAAACTTGAAGAGCACGGCATGACCCAACTGGGCGAGCACGGCGACATTACGCTGGACGTCAGCCGTCGCATTTACGAAGCGGCGCGCTAA
- the dkgA gene encoding 2,5-didehydrogluconate reductase DkgA has protein sequence MANQTVIKLQDGNVMPQLGLGVWKAGNDEVVSAIHKALEVGYRSIDTAAAYKNEDGVGTALASAGVPRDELFITTKLWNDDQKRPREALQESLEKLQLDFVDLYLMHWPVPAIDHYVDAWKGMIELQKEGLVKSIGVCNFQVHHLQRLIDETGVAPVINQIELHPLLQQRQLHAWNATHKIQTESWSPLAQGGEGVFDQKIIRELADKYGKTPAQIVIRWHLDNGLVVIPKSVTPSRIAENFDVWDFRLDKDELGEIAKLDKGKRLGPDPDQFGG, from the coding sequence ATGGCAAACCAAACCGTAATCAAGCTGCAGGACGGCAACGTGATGCCCCAGTTGGGGCTAGGTGTATGGAAAGCCGGTAACGACGAGGTCGTCTCCGCCATTCATAAAGCCCTGGAAGTCGGCTATCGGTCGATTGATACCGCCGCCGCGTACAAAAACGAGGACGGCGTGGGGACCGCACTGGCCAGCGCTGGCGTCCCCCGCGATGAGTTATTCATCACCACCAAACTGTGGAACGACGATCAAAAACGCCCCCGCGAAGCCCTGCAGGAGAGTCTGGAAAAACTCCAGCTCGATTTCGTCGATCTGTACCTGATGCACTGGCCGGTTCCGGCTATCGATCACTACGTTGACGCCTGGAAAGGGATGATTGAGCTGCAAAAAGAAGGGTTGGTGAAAAGCATCGGCGTCTGTAATTTCCAGGTGCATCACCTGCAGCGGCTGATTGACGAGACGGGCGTTGCGCCTGTCATCAACCAGATCGAGCTGCACCCGCTGCTGCAACAGCGCCAGCTTCATGCCTGGAACGCCACGCACAAGATCCAGACCGAGTCCTGGAGCCCGCTGGCGCAGGGCGGCGAAGGGGTGTTTGATCAAAAGATTATCCGTGAGCTGGCGGATAAATACGGCAAAACCCCGGCGCAAATCGTCATTCGCTGGCATCTGGATAATGGACTGGTGGTGATCCCGAAATCGGTCACGCCGTCGCGCATCGCCGAGAACTTCGACGTCTGGGATTTCCGGCTGGATAAAGATGAGCTGGGTGAGATTGCGAAGCTGGATAAGGGTAAACGTTTAGGCCCGGATCCGGATCAGTTTGGCGGTTAA
- a CDS encoding YgiQ family radical SAM protein produces the protein MSAISLIQPDRDLFSWPQYWAACFGPAPFLPMSREEMDQLGWDSCDIILVTGDAYVDHPSFGMAICGRMLEAQGFRVGIISQPDWNSKDDFMRLGKPNLFFGVTAGNMDSMINRYTADRKLRHDDAYTPDNVAGKRPDRATLVYTQRCKEAWKDVPVILGGIEASLRRTAHYDYWSDTVRRSVLVDSKADMLIYGNGERPLVEVAHRLSQGEPVSSIRDVRNTAIMVKEALPGWSGVDSRIIDMPGKIDPIPHPYGEDLPCADNKPVEPKKAEAKAIVVQPPRPKPWEKTYVLLPSYEKVKADKVLYAHASRILHHETNPGCARALMQKHGERFIWINPPAIPLSTEEMDSVFALPYKRVPHPAYGNARIPAYEMIRFSINIMRGCFGGCSFCSITEHEGRIIQSRSEDSIINEIEAIRDSVPGFTGVISDLGGPTANMYMLRCKSPRAEQTCRRLSCVYPSICEHMDTNHEPTINLYRRARDLKGIKKILIASGVRYDIAVEDPRYIKELATHHVGGYLKIAPEHTEEGPLSKMMKPGMGSYDRFKELFDTYSKQAGKEQYLIPYFISAHPGTRDEDMVNLALWLKQRRFRLDQVQNFYPSPLANSTTMYYTGKNPLSKIGYKSEEVVVPKGDKQRRLHKALLRYHDPKNWPLIRQALEEMGKKHLIGSRRDCLVPAPTLDEMREARRQNRNTRPALTKHTPIVHQRSNGGATGTKKNVKRKIG, from the coding sequence ATGAGCGCAATTTCCCTGATCCAGCCGGATCGTGACCTCTTCTCCTGGCCCCAGTACTGGGCGGCCTGCTTTGGACCGGCGCCGTTTCTGCCGATGTCCCGGGAAGAGATGGACCAACTGGGCTGGGATAGCTGCGATATCATTCTGGTCACGGGCGATGCCTACGTTGACCACCCGAGCTTTGGTATGGCGATTTGTGGCCGTATGCTCGAAGCGCAGGGCTTCCGCGTGGGGATCATCTCCCAGCCTGACTGGAACAGCAAAGACGATTTTATGCGTCTGGGTAAACCGAACCTGTTCTTCGGCGTGACCGCTGGCAACATGGACTCGATGATCAACCGCTATACCGCCGACCGTAAGCTGCGCCATGATGATGCCTATACGCCGGATAACGTGGCGGGCAAACGTCCGGACCGCGCTACCCTGGTCTATACCCAGCGCTGTAAAGAAGCCTGGAAAGACGTCCCGGTGATCCTGGGCGGCATCGAGGCGAGCCTGCGCCGCACCGCGCACTACGACTACTGGTCAGATACCGTTCGCCGCTCGGTGCTGGTGGATTCCAAAGCCGACATGCTGATTTACGGTAACGGTGAGCGTCCGCTGGTGGAAGTGGCGCACCGTTTGTCGCAGGGTGAGCCGGTGAGCAGCATCCGCGACGTGCGCAATACCGCGATCATGGTGAAAGAGGCGCTGCCGGGCTGGAGCGGGGTGGATTCCCGTATCATTGATATGCCGGGCAAAATCGACCCGATCCCGCACCCGTACGGCGAAGATCTGCCGTGTGCCGATAACAAGCCGGTTGAGCCGAAAAAAGCGGAAGCGAAGGCTATCGTTGTGCAGCCGCCGCGCCCGAAACCATGGGAAAAGACCTATGTGCTGCTGCCGTCTTACGAGAAGGTGAAAGCCGACAAGGTGCTTTACGCGCACGCGTCCCGTATTCTGCACCATGAAACCAACCCGGGCTGCGCCCGCGCGCTGATGCAGAAGCACGGCGAGCGCTTTATCTGGATCAACCCACCGGCGATCCCGCTCTCCACCGAAGAGATGGACAGCGTCTTTGCGCTGCCGTACAAGCGCGTGCCGCACCCGGCGTACGGCAACGCCCGTATCCCGGCGTATGAGATGATCCGCTTCTCGATCAACATCATGCGCGGCTGCTTCGGCGGCTGTTCCTTCTGCTCTATTACCGAACACGAAGGTCGTATTATCCAGAGTCGCTCTGAAGATTCGATCATCAATGAGATCGAAGCCATTCGCGACTCGGTGCCGGGCTTTACCGGCGTGATCTCCGATCTTGGCGGTCCAACCGCGAACATGTACATGTTGCGCTGCAAGTCGCCGCGCGCGGAGCAAACCTGCCGTCGCCTCTCCTGCGTCTATCCGAGCATTTGCGAGCACATGGACACCAACCATGAGCCGACAATCAACCTCTACCGCCGCGCGCGTGACCTGAAGGGCATCAAGAAGATCCTGATCGCCTCCGGCGTACGTTACGACATCGCCGTGGAAGATCCGCGCTACATCAAAGAGCTGGCGACGCACCACGTCGGCGGCTATCTGAAGATTGCGCCGGAGCACACCGAAGAAGGCCCGCTGTCGAAGATGATGAAGCCGGGCATGGGCAGCTACGATCGCTTTAAAGAGCTGTTCGACACCTACTCGAAGCAGGCGGGCAAAGAGCAGTACCTGATCCCGTACTTCATCTCCGCGCATCCGGGTACGCGTGATGAAGATATGGTCAACCTGGCGCTGTGGCTGAAACAGCGTCGCTTCCGTCTGGATCAGGTGCAAAACTTCTATCCATCACCGCTCGCCAACTCGACGACCATGTACTACACCGGCAAAAACCCGCTGAGTAAGATTGGCTATAAGAGTGAAGAGGTGGTGGTGCCGAAAGGGGATAAACAGCGTCGCCTGCATAAGGCGCTGCTGCGTTACCACGATCCGAAAAACTGGCCGCTGATCCGTCAGGCGCTGGAAGAGATGGGTAAAAAACACCTGATCGGCTCGCGCCGCGACTGCCTGGTACCGGCCCCGACGCTGGATGAGATGCGCGAAGCGCGTCGCCAGAACCGCAATACGCGCCCGGCGCTGACCAAGCACACGCCGATTGTGCATCAGCGCTCGAACGGTGGGGCTACGGGGACGAAGAAGAACGTAAAACGTAAGATCGGTTAA
- the ftsP gene encoding cell division protein FtsP — translation MSFSRRQFIQASGIALCAGAIPRTASAAGQQQPLPIPPLIESRRGQPLFLTLQRSHWSFTQGTRAQIWGINGRYLGPTIRVWNGDDVKLIYSNRTTENVAMTVSGLQVPGPLIGGAARMMSPNADWAPVLPIRQSATTLWYHANTPNRTAQQVYNGLAGMWLIEDEVSKSLPIPNHYGVDDFPVIIQDKRLDNFGTPEYSEPGSGGFVGDTLLVNGAQSPYVEVSRGWVRLRLLNASNSRRYQLQMSDGRALHVISGDQGFLPAPVSVKQLALSPGERREILVDMTNGDEVSVTCGEAASIVDRIRGFFEPSSILVSTLVLTLRPTGLLPLVTDSLPMRLLPQEIMSGSPVRSRDISLGDDPGINGALWDVNRIDITAQQGTWERWTVRSDMPQSFHIEGVSFLIRNVNGAMPFPEDRGWKDTVWVDGQVELLVYYGQPSWPHFPFLFHSQTLEMMDRGSVGQMLVNPAP, via the coding sequence ATGTCATTCAGTCGGCGTCAGTTTATTCAGGCTTCGGGGATCGCCCTTTGTGCAGGTGCGATACCGCGGACAGCCAGCGCCGCCGGGCAGCAACAGCCGCTGCCCATTCCGCCGTTGATTGAATCCCGTCGCGGGCAGCCGCTTTTCCTCACGCTACAGCGTAGCCACTGGTCCTTTACTCAGGGAACGCGCGCGCAGATATGGGGAATCAATGGGCGCTACCTTGGCCCAACCATTCGCGTGTGGAACGGCGATGACGTTAAGCTGATTTACAGTAACCGGACGACTGAAAATGTCGCCATGACCGTCAGCGGGCTGCAGGTGCCGGGGCCGCTGATCGGCGGCGCGGCGCGCATGATGTCGCCAAACGCCGACTGGGCGCCTGTCCTCCCTATCCGCCAGAGCGCGACCACGCTGTGGTACCACGCCAATACGCCGAACCGCACCGCCCAGCAGGTCTACAACGGCCTGGCCGGGATGTGGCTGATTGAGGATGAGGTGAGTAAATCGCTGCCGATCCCGAACCACTACGGCGTGGATGATTTCCCGGTCATTATTCAGGATAAACGCCTTGATAACTTCGGCACGCCGGAATACAGCGAGCCGGGCAGCGGTGGTTTTGTTGGCGATACGCTGCTGGTTAACGGCGCGCAAAGTCCGTATGTGGAAGTCTCTCGTGGCTGGGTGCGCCTGCGTCTTTTGAATGCCTCCAACTCGCGCCGCTATCAGCTGCAGATGAGCGACGGCCGCGCGCTGCACGTGATTTCAGGCGATCAGGGCTTTTTACCCGCGCCGGTTTCCGTTAAACAGCTGGCGCTCTCGCCGGGTGAACGTCGTGAAATCCTGGTGGATATGACCAACGGGGATGAAGTCTCCGTCACCTGTGGTGAAGCGGCGAGCATCGTTGACCGCATTCGCGGGTTCTTTGAGCCGTCGAGCATTCTGGTCTCCACGCTGGTATTGACCCTGCGCCCAACCGGTCTGCTGCCTTTGGTGACCGATAGCCTGCCAATGCGTCTGCTGCCGCAGGAGATCATGAGCGGCTCGCCGGTACGTAGCCGTGATATCAGCCTGGGCGACGATCCGGGTATCAACGGCGCGCTGTGGGACGTCAACCGCATCGACATTACCGCGCAGCAGGGCACCTGGGAGCGCTGGACGGTGCGTTCAGATATGCCGCAGTCGTTCCATATTGAAGGGGTGTCATTCCTGATCCGCAACGTCAACGGCGCGATGCCGTTCCCGGAAGATCGCGGCTGGAAAGACACCGTCTGGGTGGACGGCCAGGTTGAACTGCTTGTCTACTATGGTCAGCCTTCATGGCCGCACTTCCCGTTCCTGTTCCACAGCCAGACGCTGGAGATGATGGACAGGGGATCCGTGGGGCAGATGCTGGTCAATCCGGCGCCGTAA
- the plsC gene encoding 1-acylglycerol-3-phosphate O-acyltransferase produces the protein MLYIVRLVLTVIYCILVCVFGCIYCLFSPRNPKHVATFGHMFGRLAPLFGLKVEKRLPEGAEQFGNAIYIANHQNNYDMVTAANIVLPPTVTVGKKSLLWIPFFGQLYWLTGNLLIDRNNRAKAHGTIAEVVNHFKKRKISIWMFPEGTRSRGRGLLPFKTGAFHAAIAAGVPIIPVCVSNTSNKINLNRLNNGLVIVEMLPPVDTSKYGKDQVRELAAHCRELMAQHIALLDKEVAEREAAGKI, from the coding sequence ATGCTATACATTGTTCGTCTCGTTCTTACCGTTATCTACTGCATTCTGGTCTGTGTTTTCGGCTGCATCTACTGCCTGTTCAGTCCGCGTAATCCTAAGCATGTCGCCACCTTTGGCCATATGTTTGGCCGCCTTGCGCCGCTGTTTGGTCTGAAGGTAGAAAAACGCCTGCCGGAAGGCGCGGAGCAGTTCGGCAACGCCATCTATATCGCTAACCATCAGAACAACTACGATATGGTGACCGCCGCAAACATCGTACTGCCGCCAACCGTGACGGTGGGGAAAAAGAGTCTGCTGTGGATCCCGTTTTTCGGTCAGCTCTATTGGCTAACGGGTAACTTGTTGATTGACCGTAATAATCGAGCCAAAGCGCACGGCACTATTGCGGAAGTGGTGAACCACTTTAAGAAACGCAAAATCTCAATCTGGATGTTCCCGGAAGGGACGCGTAGCCGTGGTCGCGGCCTGCTGCCGTTTAAAACCGGTGCGTTTCATGCTGCAATTGCGGCGGGTGTTCCAATTATTCCCGTGTGTGTTTCCAATACTTCTAATAAGATTAATCTTAACCGCCTGAATAATGGGTTGGTCATTGTCGAAATGCTGCCGCCGGTGGATACCAGTAAATATGGCAAAGATCAGGTGCGCGAACTGGCAGCCCATTGCCGTGAGCTGATGGCTCAGCATATTGCGTTGCTCGACAAAGAAGTCGCAGAGAGAGAAGCCGCCGGTAAGATTTAA